The Micromonospora sp. M71_S20 genome has a window encoding:
- a CDS encoding PLP-dependent aminotransferase family protein: MTAEQLISFARGAPSLDIVDVEGLKAAAVRAFDADPAGVTAYGTSVGYLPLRKWIAEKHGVSADQVLITNGSLQADAFLFDHLVRPGDAVVVERPTYDRTLLNLQRMGSELHGVSIQPDGLDTAELRKLLESGVRPRLAHVIPNYQNPAGVTLSLEKRRELLDLAAEYEFTIFEDDPYADIRFRGEALPSMLSLDTRNVVVHASSFTKTVCPGVRVGYLVGPADLIGDIAKKATSLYISPGMVSEAIVHQFCVSGDIERSIETVRAALGERARVLAESLRRHIPEARFVEPDGGYFLWVELPEDVEVDRLAPAAAERGVAVVKGSDFVVDGGRHALRLAYSAVTADRIDEGVRRLAEAMAAVRS; the protein is encoded by the coding sequence ATGACCGCCGAGCAGCTGATCTCCTTCGCCCGTGGCGCTCCCTCGCTGGACATCGTCGATGTCGAGGGGCTCAAGGCCGCCGCCGTCCGCGCCTTCGACGCCGACCCCGCCGGGGTGACCGCGTACGGCACCTCCGTCGGCTACCTTCCGCTGCGGAAGTGGATCGCCGAGAAGCACGGGGTCTCCGCCGACCAGGTGCTGATCACCAACGGGTCGTTGCAGGCGGACGCGTTCCTCTTCGACCACCTGGTCCGCCCCGGTGACGCGGTGGTGGTGGAGCGCCCGACGTACGACCGGACGCTGCTCAACCTCCAGCGGATGGGCAGCGAGCTGCACGGCGTCTCCATCCAGCCGGACGGGCTCGACACCGCCGAGCTGCGCAAGCTGCTGGAGTCCGGGGTGCGTCCCCGGCTGGCGCACGTCATCCCGAACTACCAGAACCCGGCCGGCGTGACCCTCAGCCTGGAGAAGCGCCGGGAGCTGCTCGACCTCGCCGCCGAGTACGAGTTCACGATCTTCGAGGACGACCCGTACGCCGACATCCGGTTCCGGGGCGAGGCGCTGCCGTCGATGCTCTCGCTGGACACCCGCAACGTGGTGGTGCACGCCTCCAGCTTCACCAAGACGGTCTGCCCGGGCGTACGGGTCGGCTACCTGGTCGGTCCGGCGGACCTGATCGGCGACATCGCGAAGAAGGCGACCAGCCTCTACATCTCGCCGGGCATGGTCTCCGAGGCGATCGTGCACCAGTTCTGCGTCTCCGGCGACATCGAGCGCTCCATCGAGACCGTGCGCGCCGCGCTCGGCGAGCGGGCCCGGGTGCTGGCCGAGTCCCTGCGCCGGCACATCCCGGAGGCCCGCTTCGTGGAGCCGGACGGCGGCTACTTCCTCTGGGTCGAGCTGCCCGAGGACGTGGAGGTCGACAGGCTCGCCCCGGCCGCCGCCGAGCGCGGGGTCGCCGTGGTCAAGGGCAGCGACTTCGTCGTCGACGGCGGGCGGCACGCCCTGCGGCTGGCGTACTCGGCGGTGACCGCGGACCGCATCGACGAGGGCGTGCGGCGCCTGGCGGAGGCCATGGCGGCTGTACGGAGCTGA
- a CDS encoding sugar phosphate nucleotidyltransferase — protein MIGMVLAAGAGRRLRPYTDTLPKALVPVDGDTTILDISLRNLAEVGLTDIVIVVGYAADAVVSRQAELEKKYGVTLTLVHNDKAEEWNNAYSLWLAREHFARGVLLVNGDTVHPVSVEKTLLAERGPGILLAVDTIKPLAEEEMKTTFDAAGQLTRITKIMDPGEAYGEYIGATLIEPQVADALADALEATWRRDPNLYYEDGYQEFADRGGEVRAAPIGDVLWVEVDNHADLARAREIACRY, from the coding sequence ATGATCGGGATGGTGCTGGCAGCCGGGGCGGGGCGCCGGCTGCGCCCGTACACCGACACCCTGCCCAAGGCGTTGGTGCCGGTGGACGGCGACACCACCATCCTGGACATCTCGCTGCGCAACCTGGCCGAGGTGGGGCTCACCGACATCGTGATCGTGGTCGGCTACGCCGCCGACGCGGTCGTCTCCCGCCAGGCGGAGCTGGAGAAGAAGTACGGCGTCACGCTCACCCTGGTGCACAACGACAAGGCCGAGGAGTGGAACAACGCCTACTCCCTCTGGCTGGCCCGGGAGCACTTCGCCCGGGGCGTGCTGCTGGTCAACGGCGACACCGTGCACCCGGTCAGCGTGGAGAAGACCCTGCTGGCCGAGCGCGGCCCGGGCATCCTGCTCGCCGTCGACACCATCAAGCCGCTGGCCGAGGAGGAGATGAAGACCACCTTCGACGCCGCCGGCCAGCTCACCCGCATCACGAAGATCATGGACCCGGGTGAGGCGTACGGGGAGTACATCGGCGCGACGCTGATCGAGCCGCAGGTGGCCGACGCCCTCGCCGACGCGCTGGAGGCGACGTGGCGGCGCGACCCGAACCTCTACTACGAGGACGGCTACCAGGAGTTCGCCGACCGAGGTGGCGAGGTGCGGGCGGCGCCGATCGGCGACGTCCTCTGGGTCGAGGTCGACAACCACGCCGACCTGGCCCGGGCGCGGGAGATCGCGTGCCGCTACTAG
- a CDS encoding cyclic nucleotide-binding/CBS domain-containing protein, with protein sequence MQVREAMSSEVLVVGPEHTLRQAARMMSARGVGSAVVIDPDSEGVGIMTERDVLRAIGADLDCDVERTAAHLTWDVVYAGPEWTVEEAAAAMARGGFRHLVVLDGREVAGVISVRDIMRVWAASRMAEST encoded by the coding sequence ATGCAGGTTCGGGAAGCGATGTCCAGCGAGGTTCTCGTGGTCGGCCCGGAGCACACGCTCCGCCAGGCGGCCCGGATGATGTCGGCCCGCGGTGTCGGGTCGGCGGTCGTGATCGACCCGGACTCCGAGGGGGTCGGCATCATGACCGAACGCGACGTGCTCAGGGCCATCGGGGCCGACCTCGACTGCGACGTCGAGCGGACGGCAGCCCACCTGACCTGGGACGTGGTCTACGCCGGGCCGGAGTGGACGGTGGAGGAGGCGGCCGCGGCCATGGCCCGGGGCGGCTTCCGGCACCTCGTGGTGCTCGACGGGCGCGAGGTGGCCGGGGTGATCTCCGTCCGGGACATCATGCGGGTCTGGGCGGCCAGCCGGATGGCCGAGTCGACCTGA
- a CDS encoding iron-containing alcohol dehydrogenase family protein — protein MPLLARTVNTPLVIEVRRGAVADLGPLLADRRISAGGDVAVVVGPGQGERIVELCRPSLGAADVFTVVGGTIDAANDLGDRLRRRHYDAVVGIGGGKTIDTAKYAATRYGIPMVTVATSLANDGIASPTASLDHEGGKGSYGVHIPIAVIVDLDFVENGPDRQTQAGIGDAVSNLNACADWELAHEVRGEPIDGLAVTLARTGAEALLNHPGKITDDSFLTTLAEALIMGGIASSVCGSTRPASGGDHEISHAIDRLHPGTAAHGEQVGLGALFCTFLRGDTDRFGRLARCLHRHGLATTPADLGLTDEQFVDAVQFAPRTRPDRYTILEHLAMSPTETRERLADYAGAIRDHLG, from the coding sequence GTGCCGCTACTAGCCCGTACGGTCAACACCCCGCTCGTGATCGAGGTCCGGCGGGGTGCGGTGGCCGACCTCGGGCCGCTGCTGGCCGACCGGCGGATCTCGGCCGGCGGGGACGTGGCCGTGGTGGTCGGCCCCGGGCAGGGTGAACGGATCGTCGAGCTGTGCCGGCCGTCGCTCGGCGCGGCCGACGTCTTCACGGTCGTCGGCGGCACCATCGACGCGGCGAACGATCTCGGTGACCGGCTGCGCCGCCGCCACTACGACGCCGTGGTGGGCATCGGCGGCGGCAAGACCATCGACACCGCCAAGTACGCGGCCACCCGCTACGGCATCCCGATGGTGACGGTGGCGACCAGCCTGGCCAACGACGGCATCGCCTCCCCGACCGCCTCGCTCGACCACGAGGGCGGCAAGGGCTCCTACGGGGTGCACATCCCGATCGCGGTCATCGTCGACCTCGACTTCGTGGAGAACGGCCCGGACCGGCAGACGCAGGCCGGCATCGGCGACGCGGTGAGCAACCTGAACGCCTGCGCCGACTGGGAGCTGGCCCACGAGGTACGCGGCGAGCCCATCGACGGGCTCGCGGTGACCCTGGCCAGGACGGGTGCCGAGGCGCTGCTCAACCACCCCGGCAAGATCACCGACGACAGCTTCCTCACCACGCTGGCCGAGGCGCTGATCATGGGCGGCATCGCCAGCTCGGTGTGCGGGTCGACGCGCCCCGCCAGCGGCGGCGACCACGAGATCTCCCACGCGATCGACCGGCTCCACCCCGGCACCGCCGCCCACGGGGAGCAGGTGGGGCTCGGCGCCCTCTTCTGCACGTTCCTGCGGGGCGACACCGACCGGTTCGGCCGGCTCGCCCGCTGCCTGCACCGGCACGGTCTCGCCACCACGCCGGCCGACCTGGGCCTGACCGACGAGCAGTTCGTCGATGCCGTGCAGTTCGCGCCCCGGACCCGGCCGGACCGCTACACGATCCTCGAACACCTGGCGATGTCGCCTACCGAGACGCGGGAGCGGCTGGCAGACTACGCCGGTGCAATCCGCGACCACCTTGGCTGA
- a CDS encoding NUDIX hydrolase, whose protein sequence is MSTEPLRCAGALIVDDDGRLFIQRRSPHRRIFPNCWDIVGGHLEPGEDWMDALRREVTEETGWTVSHVLGQVGEHHYVADDGLARIERDWLVRVDGDLARPTLEVGKHTEFRWLAADELDLLDEHRDVNDGLIRRIADEGFAALRSIGL, encoded by the coding sequence GTGTCCACCGAGCCCCTGCGCTGCGCCGGCGCGCTGATCGTCGACGACGACGGTCGACTCTTCATTCAGCGACGGTCTCCCCACCGGCGCATTTTTCCCAACTGCTGGGACATCGTCGGCGGTCATCTGGAACCGGGCGAGGACTGGATGGACGCGCTGCGCCGGGAGGTGACCGAGGAGACCGGCTGGACGGTGTCGCACGTGCTCGGCCAGGTCGGGGAACACCACTACGTCGCCGACGACGGCCTGGCCCGGATCGAGCGCGACTGGCTGGTCCGGGTCGACGGCGACCTGGCCCGGCCGACGCTGGAGGTGGGCAAGCACACCGAGTTCCGGTGGCTCGCCGCCGACGAGCTGGACCTGCTCGACGAGCACCGCGACGTCAACGACGGCCTCATCCGGCGGATCGCGGACGAAGGCTTCGCCGCCCTGCGTTCGATAGGTCTGTGA
- the corA gene encoding magnesium/cobalt transporter CorA — protein sequence MTDRERTTASNGGRVLRPRDWVAPVRAMTRRLNSDSPQQTSPPAGPQRNAVVDCALYVDGCRQPGDWQYAEALAAARREEHGFVWLGLHEPELAEMTAIAATYGLHELAVEDAVKAQQRPKLEQFGEVSFLVLRTARYCEHAELTEHSEVVETGQVMLFIGPNFLISVRHGDACRLAPVRADLETKQDLLLQGPWAVAYAVTDRVVDIYLEVADRLEDDLDTLEADVFDRQSTGRIQRIYQMKRELVEFKRAVMPLQRPLLTLTAQMNRDVPKEIRRYFRDVQDHLSRTVEQVNSYDDLLNSILQARLAQVTVDQNNDMRKIAAWAAIAAVWTAIAGIYGMNFDVMPELRMTYGYPVVLALMLAISLALYRWFRRNGWL from the coding sequence ATGACGGACCGGGAACGGACGACCGCGTCGAACGGCGGACGGGTGCTCAGGCCCCGGGACTGGGTGGCGCCGGTGCGGGCGATGACCCGCCGGCTCAACTCCGACAGCCCCCAGCAGACGTCCCCGCCGGCCGGCCCGCAGCGCAACGCGGTGGTCGACTGTGCCCTCTACGTGGACGGCTGCCGACAGCCGGGCGACTGGCAGTACGCCGAGGCCCTCGCCGCGGCCCGCCGCGAGGAGCACGGCTTCGTCTGGCTCGGCCTGCACGAGCCGGAGCTGGCCGAGATGACCGCCATCGCCGCCACGTACGGGCTGCACGAACTGGCCGTCGAGGACGCGGTGAAGGCGCAGCAGCGCCCCAAGCTGGAGCAGTTCGGCGAGGTCAGCTTCCTGGTGCTGCGGACCGCCCGGTACTGCGAGCACGCCGAGCTGACCGAGCACTCCGAGGTCGTCGAGACCGGCCAGGTGATGCTCTTCATCGGCCCGAACTTCCTGATCAGCGTGCGGCACGGGGACGCCTGCCGGCTGGCCCCCGTCCGCGCCGACCTGGAGACGAAGCAGGACCTGCTGCTCCAGGGGCCCTGGGCGGTGGCGTACGCGGTCACCGACCGGGTGGTGGACATCTACCTGGAGGTCGCCGACCGGCTGGAGGACGACCTCGACACGCTGGAGGCCGACGTGTTCGACCGCCAGTCCACCGGCCGGATCCAGCGGATCTACCAGATGAAGCGGGAACTGGTGGAGTTCAAGCGGGCGGTGATGCCGTTGCAGCGCCCGCTGCTGACCCTCACCGCGCAGATGAACCGCGACGTGCCGAAGGAGATCCGCCGCTACTTCCGTGACGTGCAGGACCACCTGAGCCGCACCGTCGAGCAGGTCAACTCCTACGACGACCTGCTCAACTCCATCCTCCAGGCGCGGCTGGCCCAGGTCACGGTCGACCAGAACAACGACATGCGCAAGATCGCGGCGTGGGCCGCCATCGCCGCCGTGTGGACCGCCATCGCCGGCATCTACGGGATGAACTTCGACGTCATGCCGGAGCTGCGGATGACGTACGGCTATCCCGTCGTGCTCGCCCTGATGCTCGCGATCTCGCTGGCCCTCTACCGCTGGTTCCGCCGCAACGGCTGGCTCTGA
- a CDS encoding ester cyclase: MRGADRLVEQQYAMLLRRDVARLPDLYAADAFYSMPGVTVRPIELPALLRTWTGAFPDLSVDPLGSVQTAGGAAVEQRLTGTHTGVLHSPFGTVAPTGRLVSWDVVDVVRVRRGRIAAWRSYFDWGQLIAALGLHVDGLSREAQHDPLGLPV, from the coding sequence ATGCGTGGCGCGGATCGGCTGGTCGAGCAGCAGTACGCGATGCTCCTGCGGCGGGACGTGGCCCGGCTGCCGGACCTCTACGCGGCCGACGCCTTCTACTCGATGCCCGGCGTCACGGTGCGCCCGATCGAGTTGCCCGCCCTGCTGCGCACCTGGACCGGTGCCTTCCCGGACCTGTCCGTCGACCCGCTCGGGTCGGTGCAGACGGCCGGCGGCGCGGCCGTCGAGCAGCGGCTGACCGGCACCCACACCGGCGTGCTGCACTCCCCGTTCGGCACCGTCGCGCCGACCGGTCGGCTGGTGAGCTGGGACGTGGTGGACGTCGTCCGGGTCCGGCGTGGCCGGATCGCGGCCTGGCGGTCCTACTTCGACTGGGGGCAGCTGATCGCGGCGCTCGGCCTGCACGTGGACGGGCTCTCCCGGGAGGCGCAGCACGACCCGCTCGGCCTTCCGGTCTGA